Proteins found in one Terriglobia bacterium genomic segment:
- the recQ gene encoding DNA helicase RecQ, which translates to MPEGVEEVLRKYWGFEGFLPLQKEAMTSVCSGRDSIVVLPTGGGKSLCFQAPALVLPGLTLVISPLLSLMKDQVDALLENGIPAARLDSTVSNADKIEIYNRLRGCKLKLLYVSPERLMMEGFLDFLKAGGISSVAVDEAHCVSMWGHDFRPEYRQLRILRDALPGIPIGAYTATATEHVRRDIAEQLGLDRPEIFVGRFDRPNLLYRVRRRANSSRQISDVLERHRGESGIIYCIRRADVDEMSRQLTDRGYIVAPYHAGMTDEERKESQNAFIDEKVDIIVATVAFGMGIDKSNVRYVIHAGMPKSLEHYQQESGRAGRDGLDAECLLFYSGADYLTWKRILEESEPQVHDIAAHKLGQMYRYCSGVSCRHKAIINYFGQDLDQQGCQACDICLGEIEGVPDALVVAQKILSSVLRQGERFGADYTAGVLTGSREDRIVANHHDELSTYGLLSKESKSAVRDWIEQLVEQECVERVGEYGVLKLTDKGRRVLKGKEQPLLLEPAKKKPTPKPAPAKDSWEGVDRGLFDELRLLRRKLAQERAMPAYIVFGDAALRDMARKRPSTSAAFLRVSGVGEKKLEQYGEAMLSAIRHYCLANSLDMDHS; encoded by the coding sequence ATGCCCGAGGGTGTGGAAGAGGTATTGCGAAAATACTGGGGGTTTGAAGGCTTTCTGCCGCTCCAGAAAGAAGCCATGACCAGCGTCTGCTCAGGACGCGACTCGATCGTGGTCCTCCCTACCGGCGGGGGGAAATCGCTTTGTTTTCAGGCTCCGGCGCTGGTCCTGCCCGGGCTGACGCTCGTCATCTCGCCGCTGCTTTCGCTGATGAAAGACCAGGTGGATGCGCTGCTCGAGAACGGCATCCCGGCGGCCCGTCTCGACAGCACCGTCTCCAATGCCGATAAGATCGAGATCTACAACCGGTTGCGAGGCTGCAAACTGAAGCTTCTTTATGTGTCGCCGGAACGACTCATGATGGAAGGATTTCTCGATTTTCTCAAGGCCGGCGGCATTTCCTCGGTCGCGGTCGACGAAGCGCACTGCGTCAGCATGTGGGGCCACGACTTCAGGCCTGAGTACCGCCAGCTGCGCATCCTGAGGGATGCGTTGCCGGGAATCCCCATCGGAGCCTACACCGCCACGGCGACGGAGCACGTGCGCCGCGACATTGCGGAACAGTTGGGTCTGGATCGCCCCGAGATATTTGTCGGCAGGTTCGACCGGCCGAATCTCCTCTATCGCGTCCGCCGCCGCGCCAACTCGTCCAGACAAATCAGCGACGTGCTGGAGCGTCATCGGGGCGAATCCGGGATCATCTATTGCATCCGGCGCGCCGACGTGGACGAAATGAGCCGGCAGCTGACCGATCGCGGCTACATTGTGGCGCCCTATCACGCCGGCATGACAGACGAAGAAAGAAAAGAGAGCCAGAACGCCTTTATTGATGAGAAAGTCGACATCATCGTCGCCACCGTCGCCTTCGGTATGGGCATCGACAAGTCCAACGTCCGATACGTCATCCACGCCGGCATGCCCAAGTCGCTTGAGCACTACCAGCAGGAGAGCGGCCGCGCCGGACGCGATGGCCTGGATGCCGAGTGCCTCCTTTTCTATTCCGGCGCCGACTATCTGACCTGGAAGCGCATTCTGGAGGAGTCGGAACCGCAGGTGCACGATATCGCCGCACACAAGCTTGGCCAGATGTACCGTTACTGCAGCGGAGTTTCCTGCCGTCACAAGGCGATCATCAACTACTTCGGACAGGATCTCGACCAGCAGGGCTGCCAGGCATGCGATATCTGCCTCGGCGAGATCGAAGGGGTTCCGGACGCGCTGGTGGTGGCGCAGAAGATACTGTCGAGCGTGCTGCGCCAGGGGGAGCGCTTCGGCGCGGATTACACCGCCGGCGTGCTGACAGGTTCCCGTGAAGACCGGATTGTGGCCAATCACCACGACGAGCTGAGCACCTATGGGCTTCTCTCCAAAGAAAGCAAATCCGCCGTGAGAGACTGGATCGAACAGCTCGTGGAGCAGGAATGCGTAGAGCGGGTCGGCGAGTATGGGGTGCTCAAGCTCACCGACAAGGGGCGGCGCGTTCTTAAGGGCAAGGAGCAGCCGCTTTTGCTCGAACCAGCAAAGAAGAAGCCGACGCCCAAACCTGCTCCGGCGAAGGATTCGTGGGAAGGTGTCGATCGAGGGTTGTTCGATGAGCTGCGCCTGCTGCGCCGGAAACTGGCGCAGGAGCGGGCCATGCCCGCTTACATTGTTTTCGGTGACGCCGCCCTGCGGGATATGGCCCGGAAGCGCCCTTCCACGTCCGCGGCTTTCCTGCGTGTCTCCGGTGTCGGGGAGAAGAAACTCGAACAGTACGGAGAAGCGATGTTAAGCGCCATCCGCCACTACTGCCTAGCCAATTCCCTCGACATGGATCATTCGTAG
- a CDS encoding DUF59 domain-containing protein: MNFRRLFGRKKPDAVPVADAPAAEPAPIEEKTARVFNADEIEQAVIEVLHTVYDPEIPIDIYELGLVYNVDVDAAGKVVVRMTLTSPGCPVAGSLVPEIEGKVQLVPGVSGAKVVLVWDPPWNPDMMSEAAKLQLGIF; this comes from the coding sequence ATGAATTTTCGCAGACTTTTCGGGCGGAAAAAGCCGGATGCCGTTCCCGTGGCGGATGCTCCTGCGGCAGAGCCGGCTCCGATTGAGGAAAAAACCGCGAGGGTGTTCAACGCCGATGAAATCGAACAGGCCGTGATTGAGGTCCTGCACACCGTTTATGATCCCGAAATCCCCATCGACATCTATGAGCTCGGGCTGGTCTACAACGTTGATGTGGACGCAGCCGGCAAGGTCGTGGTGCGCATGACTCTTACCTCCCCGGGCTGCCCGGTCGCCGGATCGCTCGTGCCCGAAATCGAAGGCAAGGTCCAGCTGGTGCCGGGCGTCTCCGGTGCCAAGGTGGTGCTGGTTTGGGATCCCCCCTGGAACCCGGATATGATGTCCGAAGCCGCCAAACTCCAGTTGGGCATCTTCTAG
- a CDS encoding SUF system NifU family Fe-S cluster assembly protein, whose protein sequence is MPDLRELYQEVILDHHKRPRNFRRPEDANKHADGFNPLCGDKVTVFVRMENGIVRDIAFQGSGCAISTASASMMTESLKGKSETEVAQIFQRFHDLVTGRSPADADSAGLGKLAVFSGVREYPVRVKCATLAWHTMRAALEGSQETVATE, encoded by the coding sequence ATGCCCGACCTTCGCGAGCTCTACCAGGAAGTCATACTCGACCACCACAAGCGGCCGCGGAACTTCCGCAGGCCCGAAGATGCGAACAAGCATGCCGATGGGTTCAACCCCCTGTGCGGAGACAAAGTGACCGTTTTCGTCCGCATGGAAAACGGGATTGTTCGGGACATCGCCTTCCAGGGGTCCGGCTGCGCGATTTCGACGGCTTCGGCTTCGATGATGACCGAGAGCCTCAAAGGCAAGTCTGAAACCGAAGTGGCGCAGATCTTTCAGCGCTTCCACGATCTGGTTACCGGAAGGAGTCCTGCAGACGCCGACAGCGCGGGCCTCGGCAAACTCGCGGTGTTTTCCGGCGTGCGTGAATATCCCGTCCGGGTCAAGTGCGCAACCCTCGCCTGGCACACCATGCGCGCGGCTCTGGAGGGGAGCCAGGAAACCGTCGCGACGGAGTGA
- a CDS encoding cysteine desulfurase, which yields MKTAGEIYQSEKRLEFDVERIRRDFPALRQKVYGKPLVYLDNAATTQKPQAVIDALVAFYTNDCSNIHRGVHLLSERATKAYEDSRAKIRHFINAADDKEIIFVRGATEAINLVAQSYARPRLGAGDEILISALEHHSNIVPWQIICEEKGARLRIIPMNRHGELLLDEYEALLTPRTRLVSVAHVSNALGTVNPVRRMIDLAHQRNLPVLIDGAQAVPHTKVDVAGLDCDFYAFSGHKMYGPTGIGALYGKARLLEAMPPYQGGGDMISSVTFEKTIYNRLPYKFEAGTPSIAAGIALGAAIDYLQEIGMDRIAAYEHDLLQYATEAFSGLGGVRLIGTAREKAGVLSFVVDGVHPHDVGTILDQEGIAIRTGHHCAQPVMDFFNLPATARASLAFYNTREEIDVLVAGIRKVSEVFA from the coding sequence ATGAAGACCGCCGGTGAGATTTACCAGAGCGAAAAGCGCCTCGAGTTCGACGTCGAGAGGATTCGCCGCGACTTCCCCGCGCTGAGGCAGAAGGTTTACGGCAAGCCGCTCGTCTACCTGGACAATGCCGCCACGACCCAGAAGCCCCAGGCGGTCATCGACGCACTCGTCGCGTTTTACACCAACGACTGCTCCAACATCCATCGTGGGGTACATCTCCTCAGCGAACGCGCGACTAAGGCTTACGAGGACAGCCGGGCCAAGATCAGGCATTTCATCAACGCTGCCGATGACAAGGAGATCATCTTCGTGCGCGGGGCGACGGAGGCGATCAATCTGGTGGCGCAGAGCTACGCCCGGCCGCGCCTCGGGGCGGGAGACGAAATTCTGATTTCCGCCCTGGAGCACCACTCCAACATCGTCCCGTGGCAGATCATCTGCGAGGAAAAGGGCGCGCGCCTCCGGATTATCCCCATGAACCGGCACGGCGAACTGCTGCTGGATGAATATGAAGCGCTGCTCACACCGCGTACGCGGCTCGTGTCCGTTGCTCACGTGTCGAACGCTCTCGGGACCGTGAACCCGGTGCGCCGCATGATAGACCTGGCCCACCAGCGCAACCTTCCGGTGCTGATCGATGGGGCTCAGGCGGTGCCGCATACGAAAGTGGATGTGGCCGGGCTCGACTGCGACTTCTACGCCTTCTCGGGCCACAAGATGTACGGCCCCACGGGCATCGGAGCGCTCTACGGCAAAGCCCGCCTGCTCGAGGCCATGCCCCCTTATCAAGGCGGCGGCGACATGATCAGCTCGGTCACTTTTGAGAAGACCATTTACAACCGGCTCCCCTACAAGTTCGAAGCCGGCACTCCGAGCATCGCGGCCGGTATTGCTCTCGGCGCCGCGATTGACTACCTGCAGGAAATCGGCATGGACCGGATCGCCGCATACGAACACGACCTGCTGCAGTACGCCACGGAGGCGTTCTCGGGCCTCGGCGGTGTGCGGCTGATCGGAACTGCTAGGGAAAAGGCCGGCGTGCTTTCTTTCGTCGTCGACGGCGTCCATCCGCATGATGTCGGCACCATCCTCGATCAGGAGGGTATCGCCATCCGGACGGGCCATCACTGCGCCCAGCCGGTGATGGACTTCTTCAACCTGCCGGCCACGGCCCGAGCCTCGCTGGCCTTCTACAATACCCGCGAGGAGATCGACGTCCTGGTGGCCGGAATTCGAAAAGTATCCGAGGTATTTGCCTGA
- the sufD gene encoding Fe-S cluster assembly protein SufD: MIEIKGELNAYLSDFARFEKAAAGKSYPWLVAIRKEAAGCFAESGFPTTRDEEWRHTNVAEIAGASFKLSRPGTNGITAGKLGNFIFSDIDCSNLVFVNGFYSPDLSTPGALPKGVRTGSLAAVLQSEPKKVEPYLARHASCRKNAFVALNTAFMLDGGFIYLPPETILKKIIHLLFVSTSEAQATVSHPRNLVVVGGGSQVSVVESYIGPQGGVYFTNAVTEIIAGDGAAVAHYKLQRESDDAYHVASLHVLQEENADVSSHSISMGGSLTRNDITAVMNGEGGELSLNGLYVTRGRQHVDNHTGIDHAKPHCNSREMYKGILDDQSSGVFNGKILVRPNAQKTNAKQTNKNLLLSQDALVNTTPQLEIFADDVKCTHGATIGRLSDEALFYLRSRGIGEEAARALLTYAFASDIIATVKIKPLQCQLDLALLARMSRVEGVG; encoded by the coding sequence ATGATCGAGATCAAAGGGGAACTGAACGCCTACCTGTCGGATTTTGCCCGGTTTGAGAAAGCCGCGGCTGGGAAGAGCTATCCGTGGCTGGTTGCCATCCGCAAAGAGGCCGCCGGGTGCTTTGCCGAGTCGGGATTTCCAACCACACGCGACGAAGAATGGCGCCACACCAACGTCGCTGAGATCGCCGGCGCCTCGTTCAAGCTGTCGAGGCCGGGAACGAACGGCATCACCGCGGGGAAGTTGGGCAATTTCATCTTCAGCGACATCGACTGCAGCAATCTGGTCTTCGTAAACGGCTTTTACTCACCTGATCTTTCCACGCCGGGGGCTCTGCCCAAAGGGGTGAGAACCGGGAGCCTGGCTGCGGTGCTGCAATCTGAACCCAAGAAAGTGGAGCCATATCTCGCCCGCCACGCAAGCTGCAGGAAGAACGCCTTCGTGGCGCTCAACACGGCATTCATGCTCGACGGCGGCTTCATCTACCTTCCTCCGGAAACGATCCTGAAAAAGATCATCCATCTGCTTTTCGTCTCCACCTCGGAGGCGCAGGCGACGGTGAGCCATCCGAGAAATCTCGTCGTGGTCGGCGGCGGCAGCCAGGTGAGTGTGGTCGAAAGCTATATCGGACCGCAAGGCGGAGTCTACTTCACGAATGCCGTGACCGAGATCATTGCCGGAGACGGCGCCGCCGTCGCGCACTACAAGCTCCAGCGTGAAAGCGATGACGCTTACCACGTGGCGTCCCTTCATGTGCTCCAGGAGGAGAATGCGGATGTGTCCTCCCACTCGATCTCCATGGGCGGCAGCTTGACGCGCAACGACATCACCGCCGTCATGAACGGGGAGGGAGGCGAGCTGTCCCTCAACGGCCTGTACGTCACCAGGGGCCGCCAGCATGTCGACAACCACACCGGCATCGACCACGCCAAGCCTCACTGCAACAGCCGGGAAATGTACAAAGGCATTCTCGACGACCAGTCGAGCGGGGTCTTCAACGGAAAAATCCTGGTTCGGCCGAACGCGCAGAAGACCAACGCCAAGCAAACCAACAAGAACCTTCTTCTGTCGCAGGACGCGCTGGTCAATACCACGCCACAGCTGGAGATTTTCGCCGATGACGTCAAGTGCACGCACGGAGCGACCATCGGCCGACTGAGCGACGAGGCACTTTTTTATTTGCGCAGCCGGGGCATAGGCGAAGAAGCCGCCCGCGCCCTGCTGACCTATGCATTTGCCAGCGACATCATCGCAACGGTGAAGATCAAGCCTCTCCAGTGCCAGCTCGACCTGGCTCTGCTCGCGCGCATGTCGAGAGTCGAAGGAGTGGGATGA
- the sufC gene encoding Fe-S cluster assembly ATPase SufC has product MLEIKNLHARVEGNEILHGINLKITAGEVHALMGPNGSGKSTLANVLAGRDGYVVTEGEVYYDGRNLLEMLPEVRAREGIFLGFQYPVEIPGVSNMYFLKTALNAVRKHRGLEELDAMDFLLLAKDKMKLVEMEESLINRAVNEGFSGGEKKRNEIFQMAVMEPRLAILDETDSGLDIDALRIVAHGVNTLRGADRAILLVTHYQRLLNYIVPDQVHVLVDGRIVKTGGKELALELEEKGYGWIEEENKQAVAK; this is encoded by the coding sequence ATGCTGGAGATCAAAAACTTACACGCCAGAGTTGAGGGGAACGAGATCCTGCACGGAATCAACCTCAAAATCACCGCGGGCGAGGTCCACGCCCTCATGGGACCGAACGGCTCGGGCAAGAGCACTCTCGCCAACGTGCTCGCCGGGCGCGACGGCTATGTCGTAACCGAAGGCGAGGTCTATTACGACGGCAGAAATCTCTTGGAGATGCTGCCGGAAGTGCGCGCCAGAGAAGGAATCTTTCTTGGCTTTCAGTATCCGGTCGAGATACCCGGAGTGAGCAACATGTACTTCCTGAAGACGGCGCTGAATGCCGTCCGGAAGCATCGGGGGCTAGAAGAGCTCGACGCCATGGATTTTCTCCTGCTGGCCAAGGACAAGATGAAGCTGGTGGAGATGGAGGAGAGCCTGATCAACCGCGCCGTGAATGAAGGATTCTCCGGCGGGGAGAAGAAACGCAACGAGATTTTCCAGATGGCCGTGATGGAGCCGAGACTGGCCATCCTCGACGAGACCGATTCCGGACTGGACATCGATGCGCTCAGAATCGTCGCTCACGGCGTCAACACCCTGCGCGGCGCAGACCGGGCGATTCTCCTGGTGACCCATTATCAGCGGCTCCTCAACTACATCGTCCCCGACCAGGTTCATGTGCTCGTGGACGGACGGATCGTCAAGACCGGTGGCAAGGAGCTGGCACTCGAGCTCGAGGAGAAAGGCTACGGCTGGATCGAGGAAGAGAATAAGCAGGCGGTTGCGAAATGA
- the sufB gene encoding Fe-S cluster assembly protein SufB, which produces MSSSTDNINALASREYKYGFVTEIDSDTVPCGLNEDVIRLISAKKEEPEFMLDWRLKSYRHWLTMKEPGWANVHYPAIDYQAISYYSAPRQKTKPKSLDEVDPQLLETYEKLGIPLKERELLSGVAVDAVFDSVSVATTFKEKLAELGIIFCSFSDAVRDHPDLVQQYLGTVVPYTDNFFATLNSAVFSDGSFCYVPRGVRCPMELSTYFRINAKATGQFERTLIIADEGAYVSYLEGCTAPMRDENQLHAAVVELVALDNARIKYSTVQNWYPGDKEGKGGIYNFVTKRGKCLGVNSKISWTQVETGSAITWKYPSCLLMGDNSIGEFYSVALTNNYQQADTGTKMIHIGKNTRSTIVSKGISAGHGQNTYRGMVKILKGAANARNYSRCDSLLLGDKCGAHTFPYIEVKNPTAQMEHEASTSKIGEDQIFYCQQRGIDAEAAVSMIVNGFCKEVFRELPMEFAVEAQKLLGVSLEGSVG; this is translated from the coding sequence ATGAGCAGCAGCACGGACAACATCAATGCGCTGGCGAGCCGGGAATACAAGTACGGCTTCGTAACCGAGATCGACTCCGATACCGTGCCATGCGGGCTGAATGAGGACGTGATCCGCCTGATCTCCGCCAAGAAGGAGGAGCCCGAGTTCATGCTCGACTGGCGCCTGAAATCTTACCGGCACTGGCTGACCATGAAGGAGCCGGGGTGGGCAAACGTTCACTATCCTGCCATTGATTACCAGGCCATCAGCTACTATTCAGCCCCCAGGCAGAAGACCAAGCCCAAGAGCCTGGACGAGGTGGATCCGCAGTTGCTGGAAACCTACGAGAAGCTGGGAATTCCTTTGAAAGAGAGGGAATTACTCTCCGGTGTGGCTGTCGACGCCGTCTTCGACAGCGTTTCCGTGGCGACGACGTTCAAGGAAAAGCTGGCCGAATTGGGAATCATCTTCTGCTCTTTCTCCGATGCGGTCCGGGATCATCCCGACCTGGTCCAGCAGTACCTAGGAACCGTGGTTCCCTACACTGACAATTTCTTCGCGACTTTGAACTCGGCGGTTTTTTCAGATGGTTCTTTCTGTTACGTCCCGAGGGGGGTGCGCTGTCCGATGGAGCTGTCCACCTACTTTCGCATCAATGCCAAGGCGACGGGCCAGTTCGAGCGCACCTTGATCATTGCGGACGAAGGCGCCTACGTCAGCTACCTCGAGGGCTGCACCGCCCCGATGCGAGACGAGAATCAGCTGCATGCGGCCGTGGTGGAACTGGTGGCTCTGGATAATGCGCGCATCAAGTATTCGACCGTGCAGAACTGGTATCCAGGGGACAAGGAAGGCAAGGGGGGAATCTACAATTTCGTCACCAAGCGCGGGAAGTGCCTGGGGGTGAATTCGAAGATTTCGTGGACCCAGGTCGAGACCGGCTCAGCGATCACCTGGAAGTATCCGAGCTGCCTCCTGATGGGTGACAACTCGATCGGCGAGTTCTACTCCGTCGCGCTGACCAACAACTATCAGCAGGCGGACACGGGTACGAAGATGATCCACATCGGCAAGAACACCCGAAGCACGATCGTCTCCAAAGGTATATCTGCCGGCCATGGGCAGAACACTTACCGCGGCATGGTCAAAATCCTCAAAGGAGCGGCCAATGCCCGGAACTACTCGCGCTGCGATTCGCTCCTGCTCGGCGACAAATGCGGGGCCCATACCTTTCCCTACATCGAAGTGAAGAACCCGACGGCACAGATGGAGCATGAGGCCTCCACTTCGAAGATCGGTGAAGACCAGATCTTCTACTGCCAGCAGCGAGGCATCGATGCCGAAGCCGCGGTTTCGATGATCGTCAACGGTTTTTGCAAGGAGGTATTTCGCGAGCTGCCCATGGAGTTCGCCGTCGAAGCCCAGAAGCTGCTGGGGGTGAGTCTGGAGGGGAGTGTCGGATAA
- a CDS encoding SUF system Fe-S cluster assembly regulator has protein sequence MLRVTKLADYGIVILTHLAGHSAATYNARDIANEVRLPLPVVSKILKLLARNGLLGSHRGIKGGYGLARKPELITVAEIIRALEGPIAVTECTDTVRGDCGLETGCPVRTNWHLINQAIYQALEKITLAEMTQPLGRHLVKLTDSAPAGLFQVL, from the coding sequence ATGCTAAGGGTTACGAAGCTCGCTGACTATGGGATTGTCATCCTGACGCACCTCGCAGGGCACAGCGCGGCCACCTACAATGCCCGGGATATTGCGAATGAGGTCAGGCTGCCTTTGCCGGTGGTGAGCAAGATCCTCAAGCTGCTGGCACGAAACGGGTTGCTCGGATCGCACCGAGGAATCAAGGGTGGCTACGGCCTGGCCCGGAAGCCGGAACTGATCACAGTCGCGGAGATCATCCGGGCACTGGAAGGGCCGATCGCGGTCACGGAATGCACCGACACCGTTCGCGGCGACTGCGGGCTGGAGACCGGGTGTCCGGTGCGCACGAACTGGCACCTGATTAACCAAGCCATCTATCAGGCGCTGGAGAAGATCACGCTCGCGGAAATGACGCAACCGTTAGGGCGACACTTAGTGAAACTCACCGATTCTGCGCCGGCGGGCCTGTTTCAGGTTCTGTGA
- the trpS gene encoding tryptophan--tRNA ligase, with amino-acid sequence MGRGEQKVVQSVSSRGKPVVLSGIQPSGNLHLGNYFGALQQYLEFMTKGYRCYYFLANYHALTSLRDRDRILELTRSAALDYLALGLDPERCAIYRQSDLPEVCELQWILTTVTPMGLLERAHAYKDKVAQGIPADHGLFAYPVLQAADILIVRADFVPVGQDQKQHIEITRDIAQYFNTAYGEVLTLPEPYIPDAVAVVPGRDGRKMSKSYNNTIELFASEEDLRRQIWSIVTDSATVAEPKDPDRSALYAILKLFCTPEEQAEWAHRFRSGGLSYRDVKQAIFDHFMQLLGPARARRKELESQPDYVEEVLRRGAEQARMVAHPLMQEVRNAVGVRNP; translated from the coding sequence ATGGGGAGAGGAGAACAGAAAGTGGTGCAATCAGTTTCCAGCAGGGGAAAGCCGGTGGTGCTCTCCGGGATTCAGCCTTCGGGCAATCTTCATCTCGGGAACTACTTCGGGGCGCTGCAGCAGTACCTGGAGTTCATGACCAAAGGGTACCGGTGTTACTATTTTCTGGCTAACTACCACGCACTCACTTCTTTGCGTGATCGCGACCGGATCCTTGAACTGACCCGGAGCGCCGCGCTCGACTATCTGGCGCTCGGTCTCGATCCGGAGCGCTGTGCCATCTACCGGCAGAGCGACCTGCCGGAAGTGTGCGAGCTGCAATGGATTCTCACGACCGTGACCCCGATGGGTCTGCTGGAGCGGGCGCACGCCTACAAAGACAAGGTGGCGCAAGGAATTCCGGCTGATCACGGGCTCTTTGCCTATCCGGTGCTCCAGGCAGCCGACATACTGATTGTGCGCGCCGACTTCGTCCCGGTCGGGCAGGATCAGAAGCAGCACATCGAGATTACACGCGACATCGCGCAGTACTTCAATACGGCCTACGGGGAAGTGCTCACGCTCCCGGAGCCTTATATACCTGACGCCGTGGCGGTGGTTCCTGGACGCGACGGACGCAAAATGTCCAAATCCTACAACAACACGATCGAGTTGTTCGCAAGCGAAGAGGACCTCCGCCGCCAGATCTGGTCGATCGTCACCGACTCGGCGACGGTCGCCGAGCCGAAGGATCCGGATCGAAGCGCGCTTTATGCCATCTTGAAACTTTTCTGTACTCCCGAGGAACAGGCGGAGTGGGCACATCGTTTCCGCAGCGGCGGGCTGAGCTATCGCGACGTCAAGCAGGCAATCTTCGATCACTTCATGCAGCTGCTCGGTCCTGCGCGCGCGCGCCGCAAGGAACTCGAGAGCCAGCCGGACTACGTTGAGGAGGTGCTGCGCCGCGGAGCCGAGCAGGCCCGGATGGTCGCGCACCCCCTCATGCAGGAGGTCCGCAACGCCGTCGGGGTCCGCAATCCCTGA